Proteins found in one Triticum urartu cultivar G1812 chromosome 4, Tu2.1, whole genome shotgun sequence genomic segment:
- the LOC125551424 gene encoding zinc finger BED domain-containing protein RICESLEEPER 2-like, producing the protein MVEPGGLGDDMTKEEMGVYEEEQRKIDEYEKEKEMEERPTRRHTKKRSPMWDHFSEVLVHGMLNFGKCKHCNRDIKAVPEVNSTSTLKSHFNTCKYNPHNDKNKNQGTLQVIQGESPSVHKFDPEALRKAIAKMIIVDELPFAFIETTGFREVMSIACPRFNMPSRRTCTRDVVKVYFEERAKLKLFFKQSCQRVCLTTDGWTSQTKDCYMTVTAHFIDPEWNLHKKIISFFLVKGDKGDNIGKAIEQCLMEWGIKNVMTITVDNASANDGGVGYIWKKMIKTGNSIAEGKYFHMRCAAHIIILIVTDGLKELDESIMCVRAAVRYIKHGPSRITRFKELAQLEKVDSEAFLSLDVYTRWNSTYLMLATAINFEKVFARYEEEDPLYTLDLTSEKGPGIPVDSDWENATKMAEFLGQFYHLTLSVSATLHVTVNQFVMDIAEINVVLEEWADSDDILRKTMAKKMQDKYDKYWGRWHKEVENERGKGKGKKKEEEEENVNMFVFAATVLDPRFKLSNFTKLAIEEMNGELNGGKAWEAVKTFMHALFEEYKAKYAPSDVSKHVGAPQSEPTQKREGRKLLSRINKKLRVGADGEASMRKSEFEKYLHEENEVNMDDFNILKWWKDNAARFPILARMARDVLAVPVSTVVSETAFSTSGRILNEFRTSLTPFMVQALVCAQDWLRGYITINIEEDEEELLRLEKELIEEFGSTNSSNSKASSSKSVCKPSGVVPSCPPRSST; encoded by the exons ATGGTTGAACCTGGTGGACTTGGTGATGACATGACTAAAGAGGAGATGGGAGTTTATGAGGAAGAACAAAGAAAGATTGATGAGTATGAAAAGGAAAAGGAGATGGAGGAACGACCTACAAGAAGGCATACGAAGAAAAGATCACCGATGTGGGATCACTTTTCTGAGGTACTAGTTCATGGTATGCTCAATTTTGGAAAGTGCAAGCATTGCAATCGTGATATCAAGGCTGTTCCAGAGGTTAACAGTACATCTACCTTAAAGAGTCATTTTAATACTTGCAAGTATAATCCTCATAATGATAAGAATAAGAATCAAGGTACTTTGCAAGTTATCCAAGGGGAAAGTCCTTCAGTGCATAAATTTGATCCCGAAGCACTAAGGAAAGCTATTGCTAAGATGATTATAGTAGATGAGCTTCCATTTGCATTTATTGAAACAACTGGTTTTAGAGAAGTGATGTCAATTGCATGTCCGCGTTTCAATATGCCTTCTAGAAGAACATGCACTAGGGATGTTGTGAAGGTTTATTTTGAAGAGAGAGCAAAGCTGAAACTTTTTTTCAAACAATCATGTCAGAGAGTGTGTCTCACTACTGATGGTTGGACTTCTCAAACAAAAGATTGCTATATGACAGTCACAGCACATTTTATTGATCCTGAATGGAACTTGCACAAGAAAATCATTAGTTTTTTCCTAGTGAAAGGTGATAAGGGAGATAATATAGGAAAAGCCATAGAGCAATGCTTGATGGAGTGGGGAATAAAAAATGTTATGACAATAACTGTTGATAATGCTAGCGCGAATGATGGTGGTGTGGGTTACATATGGAAGAAAATGATCAAAACTGGAAATAGCATAGCTGAAGGTAAATATTTTCATATGAGATGTGCTGCCCATATTATAATTCTGATTGTTACTGATGGTTTAAAAGAGTTGGATGAATCAATTATGTGTGTGCGAGCTGCGGTTAGATATATAAAACATGGGCCATCTAGAATTACAAGATTTAAAGAACTTGCTCAGTTAGAAAAGGTGGACAGCGAGGCATTCTTGAGTTTGGATGTATACACTAGATGGAATTCTACATACCTAATGTTAGCAACCGCAATCAACTTTGAGAAAGTATTTGCGAGGTATGAGGAAGAAGATCCACTCTACACATTGGATTTAACTAGTGAGAAAGGTCCTGGTATTCCTGTTGATAGTGATTGGGAGAATGCTACGAAAATGGCTGAATTTCTTGGACAGTTTTATCACCTTACTCTTAGTGTTTCCGCCACACTCCATGTGACCGTGAACCAATTTGTTATGGATATTGCTGAAATCAATGTTGTGTTGGAAGAGTGGGCTGATAGTGATGATATTTTGCGCAAAACAATGGCCAAGAAAATGCAAGATAAGTACGACAAGTATTGGGGTCGTTGGCACAAGGAGGTTGAGAATGAAAGGGGGAAGGGGAAAGGAAAgaaaaaggaagaggaagaggagaatGTGAACATGTTTGTATTTGCTGCAACTGTTCTTGATCCAAGATTCAAGCTATCAAATTTCACAAAACTAGCAATTGAAGAAATGAATGGTGAATTAAATGGAGGCAAAGCTTGGGAGGCGGTGAAGACATTTATGCATGCTTTGTTTGAAGAGTACAAAGCTAAGTATGCACCAAGTGATGTAAGCAAGCATGTGGGTGCTCCACAATCTGAACCAACTCAAAAAAGGGAAGGAAGGAAATTACTGTCTCGGATAAATAAAAAGTTGAGAGTTGGTGCCGATGGTGAAGCTAGCATGAGGAAATCGGAATTTGAGAAATACCTACATGAAGAGAATGAAGTAAATATGGATGATTTTAACATTCTAAAATGGTGGAAGGACAATGCTGCTAGATTCCCAATATTGGCTAGAATGGCCCGTGATGTGTTGGCTGTTCCGGTATCAACAGTTGTGTCTGAGACGGCATTTAGCACAAGTGGTCGCATTCTAAATGAATTTAGAACCTCTCTTACACCATTCATGGTCCAAGCTCTTGTTTGTGCCCAAGATTGGCTAAGGGGTTATATTACTATCAACATTGAAGAAGATGAGGAGGAATTGTTAAGATTGGAAAAGG AACTAATTGAAGAGTTTGGTAGTACAAATTCATCCAACTCAAAAGCAAGCAGTAGCAAGTCTGTTTGCAAGCCATCTGGGGTTGTGCCATCTTGCCCACCTCGATCCTCTACTTAA